Proteins from one Lonchura striata isolate bLonStr1 chromosome 6, bLonStr1.mat, whole genome shotgun sequence genomic window:
- the LOC144246368 gene encoding olfactory receptor 14J1-like produces MSNSSSISHFLLLALADTRQLQLLHFCLFLGISLAALLGNGLIISAVACGHHLHTPMFFFLLNLALSDLGSICTTVPKAMHNSLWDTRNISYTGCAAQLFFFLFFISTEFYLLTIMCYDRYVSICKPLHYGTLLGSRACAHMAAAAWASAFLYSLLHTANTFSLPLCHGNVLGQFFCEVPQILKLSCSKSYLRELGLIAVSVCLAFGCFVFIVFSYVQIFRAVLKIPSEQGRHKAFSTCLPHLAVVFLFVSTAVFAHLKPPSMSSPSLDLALSVLYSVVPPALNPLIYSLRNQELKAAVKSLMTGWFQEH; encoded by the coding sequence atgtccaacagcagctccatcagccacttcctcctgctggcactggcagacacacggcagctgcagctcctgcacttctgcctcttcctgggcatctccctggctgccctcctgggcaacggcctcatcatcagcgccgtagcctgcggccaccacctgcacacgcccatgttcttcttcctgctcaacctggccctcagcgacctgggctccatctgcaccactgtccccaaagccatgcacaattccctctgggacaccagaaacatctcctacacaggatgtgctgctcagctctttttctttctcttcttcatctcaaCAGAGTTTTatctcctgaccatcatgtgctatgaccgctacgtgtccatctgcaaacccctgcactatgggaccctcctgggcagcagagcttgtgcccacatggcagcagctgcctgggccagtgcctttctctattcactgctgcacacagccaatacattttccctgcccctgtgccatggcaatgtcctgggccagttcttctgtgaggTGCCCCAGATCCTCAAACTCTCCTGTTCCAAATCCTATCTCAGGGAACTGGGGCTCATTGCTGTTAGTGTGTGTTTGgcatttggttgttttgtgttcattgttttctcctatgtgcagatcttcagggctgtgctgaagatcccctcagagcagggacggcacaaagccttttccacctgcctccctcacctggctgtggtcttcctgtttgtcagcactgcagtgtttgctcacctgaagcccccctccatgtcctccccatccctggatctggccctgtcagttctgtactcggtggtgcctccagccctgaaccccctcatctacagcctgaggaaccaggagctcaaggctgcagtgaagAGCCTGATGACTGGATGGTTTCAAGAACATTAA
- the LOC144246448 gene encoding uncharacterized protein LOC144246448 — protein sequence MEEKAARKKEEGGQSFSQSSELVVPEQNHDKEKPYKCLECGKSFRKSNNMIHHQMIHTGEWPYKCGECGKGFRRSSDLIIHQRIHTGERPYKCPKCHKSFQTSSNLLVHHRINTEERPFRCPDCRKGFKHNSHLIRHQRIHTGERPYECGKCGKSFSTRSHLISHQITHTGERPYKCEQCGKGFSQRSNLIIHQMIHTGERPFECPKCQKKFKTSSNLLCHQRIHTEERPFRCPNCGKGFKCNSSLVKHRRLHTRERPYECPQCGKSFTQSSHLTKHQRRH from the exons ATGGAAGAGAAGGCTGCcaggaaaaaggag gaaggtgggcagagcttcagccagagctcagagctggtggtccctgagcagAACCATGATAaggagaagccctacaagtgcttggaatgtgggaagagcttcaggaagAGCAACAACATGATCCaccaccagatgatccacaccggggaatggccctacaagtgtggggagtgtgggaagggcttccgACGGAGCTCCGACCTCATcatccaccaacgcatccacactggggagaggccctacaagtgtccCAAGTGTCATAAGAGTTTTCAGACTAGCTCCAATCTCCTTGTACACCATCGGATtaacacagaggagaggcccttccgctgccctgactgcaggaagggcttcaagcacaactcccacctcatccggcaccagcgcatccacaccggggagaggccctatgagtgtgggaaatgtgggaagagcttcagcacAAGATCCCACTTGATCTCCCACCAGATCACccacactggggaaaggccATACAAGTGTGAgcaatgtgggaagggcttcagccaGAGGTCCAACCTGATCATCCACCAaatgatccacactggggagaggccctttgAGTGTCCCAAGTGTCAGAAGAAGTTTAAGACCAGCTCAAATCTCCTCTGCCAtcagcggattcacacagaggagaggcccttccgctgccccaactgcgggaagggcttcaagtgCAACTCCTCCCTTGTCAAGCACCGGCGCCTCCACACaagggagaggccctacgagtgtccccagtgtgggaagagcttcacccagagctctcatttgaccaaacaccaacggaggcactAG